One window from the genome of Oreochromis niloticus isolate F11D_XX linkage group LG20, O_niloticus_UMD_NMBU, whole genome shotgun sequence encodes:
- the LOC100693258 gene encoding tetraspanin-2 — translation MGKVEGGMKCVKYLLFVFNFIFWLMGSFVLAVGLWLRFDPETVSLLSGDKAPDTFFIGVYILIGAGGLVMLVGFFGCCGAVRESQCLLGSFFACLLIIFGSEVAAGVFGFLNKDRIIQDVQNFYAKTYNENSNGTLILSYQKVLNCCGTIENQCPDAEKDTKNCETGIKDFFNSKLFIVGYVGIGIAGVMIIGMIFSMVLCCAIRNSREVI, via the exons ATGGGGAAGGTGGAGGGAGGAATGAAATGCGTGAAATACCTGCTGTTCGTGTTCAACTTCATATTCTGG CTGATGGGCTCCTTCGTTCTGGCAGTGGGACTGTGGCTACGTTTCGACCCAGAAACTGTTTCTCTGCTCAGCGGCGATAAGGCACCAGATACCTTCTTCATTG GTGTGTACATACTTATTGGTGCTGGCGGTCTGGTGATGCTGGTCGGTTTCTTTGGCTGCTGTGGAGCCGTTAGAGAATCACAGTGCCTGCTGGGTTCA TTCTTTGCCTGTCTGCTGATCATCTTTGGGTCTGAGGTGGCAGCAGGAGTGTTTGGATTCTTAAACAAAGACAGG ATAATTCAGGATGTCCAGAACTTCTATGCAAAAACCTACAATGAAAACAGCAACGGCACTTTGATCCTCTCTTACCAGAAAGTG CTGAACTGTTGTGGAACTATAGAAAACCAATGCCCTGATGCTGAAAAAGATACCAAG AACTGTGAGACAGGCATCAAAGACTTCTTCAACAGTAAACTCTTCATCGTCGGATACGTGGGCATAGGAATTGCTGGTGTCATG ATCATTGGGATGATTTTCAGTATGGTGCTCTGCTGTGCCATTCGCAACAGCAGGGAGGTCATCTAA
- the LOC112843248 gene encoding follitropin subunit beta-like, with product MPLSALKSLLLCALMVGAVYTCMLKNYTLWIEKQDCTQCVAINTTICSGYCYTQDTNLKGRFGRTFLIQRSCVPLSLVYQAAHIPGCPKDVNPQLYYPAAHCCSCRRCDTRTHRCVRTSRIPYDQCFTTLDSVKKQNQSALEISQYSNTSGSALARK from the exons ATGCCTCTGTCTGCGCTGAAATCCTTGCTGCTGTGTGCGCTGATGGTTGGTGCCGTGTATACCTGTATGCTGAAGAATTACACTTTATGGATTGAGAAGCAAGACTGCACCCAGTGCGTGGCCATCAACACTACCATCTGCAGTGGCTATTGTTACACCCAG GACACTAATTTGAAGGGACGATTTGGAAGGACTTTCTTGATCCAGCGTAGCTGTGTTCCTCTTTCCTTGGTGTACCAGGCTGCCCATATTCCTGGTTGTCCCAAGGATGTCAACCCACAGCTGTATTATCCCGCAGCCCACTGCTGCAGCTGTAGGCGCtgtgacacacgcacacaccgtTGCGTCCGGACCAGCCGTATCCCTTATGATCAGTGCTTCACGACACTTGACAGTGTGAAGAAACAGAACCAGTCTGCTTTGGAAATCTCACAATATTCCAATACAAGCGGCAGCGCACTTGCAAGGAAATGA
- the ngfa gene encoding neurotrophin-7, with translation MRSSSLVLLLLIGVQAVLNMGGGLARSAGAPNHKVGQQTAANHRARQQQTVARDHLTEEHTSKQHHRTSHHRTKRPHRAALNAKDRSPLVGHTTLDSLPDPSIPVVDPKLFSKRRYRFSPRVVFSEVPPSHDALEGEGYDIDGVRGVRVRRRAGSRTMHRGEYSVCDSMNTWVSNLTKATDMHGNEVEVLPNVTINNVVKKQYFYETTCRSPTQRGFGSANGGKPGGWGGKQGSKSGNSGCLGIDSRHWNSYCTNSHIFVSALTIFEEQTAWRYIRINAACVCVLSRKSWGGRRGR, from the coding sequence ATGAGGTCGTCATCACTGGTCCTGCTCCTCCTGATCGGCGTCCAGGCTGTACTGAACATGGGAGGTGGATTGGCCCGGAGTGCCGGGGCACCCAACCACAAAGTAGGACAGCAGAcggcagccaatcacagagcaaGACAACAGCAGACAGTAGCCAGGGACCATCTTACTGAAGAACACACTTCAAAGCAGCATCATAGGACCAGCCACCACAGGACCAAGAGGCCTCATCGGGCAGCTTTAAACGCAAAGGATAGGAGCCCTCTTGTTGGGCACACTACGTTGGATTCCCTCCCTGACCCCTCCATCCCAGTGGTGGATCCAAAGCTCTTCTCCAAGAGACGTTACCGTTTCTCACCTCGTGTCGTCTTCAGTGAGGTTCCACCATCACATGATGCCCTAGAAGGTGAGGGCTATGACATTGATGGAGTTAGAGGGGTGAGGGTAAGGCGCCGAGCAGGATCACGCACCATGCACCGAGGAGAGTACTCGGTATGTGACAGCATGAATACCTGGGTGAGCAACCTGACAAAAGCCACAGACATGCACGGAAACGAAGTGGAAGTGCTGCCCAATGTTACAATCAACAACGTGGTGAAGAAACAGTACTTCTATGAGACCACCTGTCGATCCCCTACTCAAAGGGGTTTTGGAAGCGCAAATGGAGGAAAACCCGGGGGTTGGGGTGGAAAACAAGGTTCCAAATCAGGCAACTCGGGCTGTCTTGGCATCGACAGTCGCCACTGGAACTCCTACTGCACCAACTCACATATTTTTGTAAGTGCCCTCACCATCTTCGAGGAACAGACAGCCTGGCGTTACATCCGCATCAACGCCGCCTGTGTGTGCGTCCTCAGCCGGAAGTCTTGGGGAGGAAGACGGGGGCGCTGA
- the LOC100696012 gene encoding mitochondrial glutamate carrier 1 has product MAQQQQISLPAKLINGGIAGMVGVTCVFPIDLAKTRLQNQRSGQQIYKNMMDCLVKTVKSEGYFGMYRGAAVNLTLVTPEKAIKLAANDFFRHMLSKDGGKLTVFKEMLAGCCAGMCQVIVTTPMEMLKIQLQDAGRIAAQQRVMPTVVTTLKMGGTSAVLSRSYNTIPGPQAMRISAIQITRELLRTKGVTGLYRGLGATLMRDIPFSVVYFPLFAHVHQLGQHSSDDPSVPFYWSFLSGCLAGSIAAVAVSPCDVVKTRLQSLRKGTNEETYSGVVDCIRKILRKEGPGAFLKGATCRALVIAPLFGIAQVVYFVGVGEFLLGYTPYNICSA; this is encoded by the exons ATGGCCCAGCAACAACAGATAAG TCTACCAGCCAAACTGATCAATGGAGGGATTGCAGGCATGGTAGGAGTCACCTGTGTGTTCCCAATCGACTTGGCCAAGACCCGCTTGCAGAACCAGCGCAGTGGGCAGCAAATCTACAAGAACAT GATGGACTGCCTAGTGAAGACAGTTAAATCTGAAGGGTACTTTGGCATGTACAGAG GTGCTGCAGTAAATCTAACCCTGGTAACCCCAGAGAAGGCCATCAAACTAGCTGCTAATGATTTCTTTCGCCACATGTTGAGCAAAGATGG TGGTAAGTTGACAGTGTTCAAGGAGATGCTGGCGGGATGCTGTGCGGGGATGTGCCAGGTTATTGTCACCACACCCATGGAGATGCTCAAGATCCAGCTGCAGGATGCAGGCAGGATAG CTGCCCAGCAGAGAGTGATGCCCACTGTTGTAACAACTCTGAAGATGGGTGGGACCAGCGCGGTCCTTAGCCGTTCCTATAACACGATCCCTGGGCCTCAAGCCATGCGAATTTCTGCCATACAGATCACCAGAGAGCTGCTGAGGACCAAGGGTGTTACAGGACTCTACAGGGGTCTTGGGGCCACATTGATGAG GGACATCCCATTCTCTGTTGTGTACTTCCCCCTCTTTGCACATGTGCACCAGCTTGGCCAGCATTCATCTGACGACCCATCCGTCCCTTTCTATTGGTCCTTTTTATCTGGCTGCTTGGCTGGATCCATTGCCGCTGTGGCTGTCAGTCCTTGTGATG TGGTCAAAACAAGGCTCCAGTCACTCAGAAAAGGAACTAATGAAGAAACCTACAGTGGCGTGGTGGACTGTATCAG GAAGATCCTGAGAAAAGAGGGTCCTGGAGCTTTCCTCAAGGGAGCTACTTGCCGGGCCCTTGTCATAGCCCCACTCTTTGGCATTGCACAGGTTGTGTACTTTGTGGGTGTTGGAGAGTTCCTGCTGGGGTACACACCCTACAACATCTGCTCTGcataa